One window of the Pseudomonas sihuiensis genome contains the following:
- a CDS encoding response regulator transcription factor, translating to MTALCTTLPDNLRLLLVDDHRIFLDGLSLALSPLSQNLQIHTAHSAAEAEQCLRQHDYDLILLDLRLPDEPGIELLQRWLARGESTPVAILSASDSALEAQAALAAGALGFIPKSSDGNALRQAVTRVLLGETLPAPSSSSPLTPRQLEILQLLAEGLPNKAISRELGLAEDTVKTHLKALFETFAVHTRTACVSAARQRGWL from the coding sequence ATGACTGCCCTCTGCACCACCCTGCCCGACAATCTTCGCCTGCTGCTGGTCGACGACCACCGCATCTTTCTCGACGGCCTCTCCCTGGCCTTGTCGCCACTGAGCCAGAACCTGCAGATCCACACCGCGCACAGCGCTGCAGAAGCGGAGCAGTGCTTGCGTCAGCATGACTACGACCTGATCCTGCTCGACCTGCGCCTGCCTGACGAGCCCGGCATCGAACTGTTGCAGCGCTGGCTGGCGCGCGGCGAGAGCACGCCGGTGGCGATTCTCAGCGCCAGTGATTCCGCGCTAGAGGCTCAGGCGGCGCTGGCCGCCGGCGCACTCGGTTTCATCCCCAAGAGCTCCGATGGTAACGCCCTGCGCCAGGCGGTGACCCGCGTCTTGCTGGGCGAAACCCTGCCGGCGCCAAGCAGCTCATCACCGCTGACACCCAGGCAGTTGGAAATTCTCCAATTATTGGCAGAAGGCCTGCCGAACAAAGCCATCAGCCGCGAGCTGGGTCTGGCCGAAGACACGGTGAAAACGCACCTCAAGGCGCTGTTCGAAACCTTCGCCGTGCATACCCGCACCGCCTGCGTCAGCGCCGCCCGTCAGCGCGGCTGGCTGTGA
- a CDS encoding hybrid sensor histidine kinase/response regulator, with amino-acid sequence MSERLLLAQQRRGYRLLRFVAELEAGFAEHRVQRIRRRLPLIAPTAALFQLIYALLDFLLMPLTVSLSVLPLRLLALAVLALSFFYCRRIEAPSARVPLVYAGAYWVNGVSVALIVHLCWQQGVAMPYDGLFLVLLFGYALLGLSFRAISLCSWSFCLLFIGVGVLFGETGGELAYQGLFLFCANLIGSVGAYMQEHGQRGAWLNLRLLDLARQRAEADDARKLRLLAAASHDLRQPLNAMGLYAEHLVEQGGDQQTRRISARLAASVEQLGRLLQSLLDYTRLTLPGGVQARPHVFALRPLLERLIAEVAPEAQQQGLQLELHCDDYGVYSDPLLLERLLRNLLNNALLHAQAQHLKLSARRDGDEIVLEVADDGRGLSEAEQALVFEEFRQLDNPGRNAERGLGLGLAIVRQLAEVLEHPLRLHSRPDAGARFVLRLPLAEVPAPAPRVDAALALRGRILLLEDDATGREALAGLLRRWGCEVQACADLAGALQALRQEAPQLLISDYRLAERGDGLQAIERLREAAGQMLPALLITADLSPELHERCLPAHVIPLGKPLLPARLRQVLATQLQARQALT; translated from the coding sequence ATGAGCGAGCGCCTGCTGTTGGCCCAGCAGCGCCGAGGCTATCGCTTGCTGCGTTTCGTCGCCGAGCTGGAGGCGGGTTTTGCCGAGCATCGGGTGCAGCGTATTCGTCGGCGTCTGCCCCTGATCGCCCCCACGGCCGCCTTGTTCCAGCTGATCTATGCGCTGCTGGATTTTCTGCTTATGCCGCTGACGGTCAGTCTCTCGGTGCTACCGCTGCGCCTGCTCGCGCTGGCGGTGTTGGCGCTGTCCTTTTTCTACTGTCGTCGGATCGAGGCACCGTCTGCCAGGGTGCCATTGGTCTATGCCGGAGCCTACTGGGTCAACGGTGTCAGCGTCGCGTTGATCGTGCACCTGTGCTGGCAGCAGGGCGTAGCGATGCCCTACGACGGCCTGTTCCTCGTCCTGTTGTTCGGCTACGCCCTGCTTGGGCTATCGTTCCGCGCGATCAGTCTGTGCAGCTGGAGCTTCTGCCTGTTGTTCATCGGTGTAGGTGTGCTGTTCGGCGAAACCGGCGGTGAGCTGGCCTACCAGGGCCTGTTTCTGTTCTGTGCCAACCTGATCGGCAGCGTCGGTGCTTATATGCAGGAGCACGGTCAGCGCGGTGCCTGGCTGAACCTGCGCCTGCTCGACCTGGCGCGCCAGCGCGCCGAAGCCGATGACGCGCGCAAGTTGCGTCTGCTGGCGGCTGCCAGTCACGACCTGCGCCAGCCGCTCAACGCCATGGGGTTGTACGCCGAACACCTGGTGGAACAGGGCGGTGACCAGCAAACCCGGCGCATCAGCGCGCGTCTGGCCGCTTCGGTAGAGCAGCTGGGGCGTCTGCTGCAATCGTTGCTCGACTACACCCGCCTGACCTTGCCCGGTGGCGTGCAGGCCAGGCCACATGTGTTCGCCCTGCGCCCATTGCTTGAGCGGCTGATTGCCGAAGTGGCTCCAGAGGCGCAGCAACAAGGGCTGCAACTTGAGCTGCACTGTGACGACTACGGGGTGTACAGCGATCCGCTGTTGCTGGAGCGACTGCTGCGCAATCTGCTCAACAATGCGCTGCTGCACGCACAGGCGCAGCACCTGAAGCTGAGTGCGCGGCGTGACGGCGACGAGATCGTGTTGGAGGTGGCGGACGATGGCCGTGGTCTCAGCGAGGCGGAACAGGCGCTGGTGTTCGAGGAGTTCCGTCAGTTGGACAATCCTGGGCGCAATGCCGAGCGCGGTCTCGGTCTCGGCCTGGCCATCGTGCGGCAGCTGGCTGAGGTGCTGGAGCATCCCCTGCGGCTGCATTCCCGACCTGACGCCGGTGCGCGTTTCGTCCTGCGCCTGCCGTTGGCCGAGGTACCGGCGCCGGCGCCACGCGTTGATGCTGCGCTGGCATTGCGCGGGCGCATCCTGTTGCTCGAAGACGACGCCACTGGGCGCGAAGCCCTGGCCGGCTTGTTGCGTCGCTGGGGTTGCGAGGTGCAGGCCTGCGCCGATCTGGCCGGTGCGCTGCAGGCTCTGCGCCAGGAGGCGCCGCAGTTGCTGATCAGCGACTATCGGTTAGCCGAGCGGGGCGACGGGCTGCAGGCCATCGAGCGACTGCGTGAGGCGGCAGGGCAGATGTTGCCGGCGTTGCTGATCACTGCTGATCTGAGCCCGGAACTGCATGAACGCTGCCTGCCGGCGCACGTCATTCCCCTGGGCAAGCCCCTGTTGCCGGCGCGTTTGCGCCAGGTGCTGGCCACTCAGTTGCAGGCACGCCAGGCACTCACCTGA
- a CDS encoding lipase secretion chaperone: MSKFFSLSLVAVVVAGGLTLHWRWPAAVPEAQPAATVAVPSRQSSIEQASTSPAKAPAEAQPPIAATLPSLAGTEVDGQLRTDAAGNLLLDQAVRDYFDYFLSAVDHSGLDAVIEALLADAGRRLPEPALGQMISLLGDYLDYKRASMALMQQPLDARQQVEPQAQLQALQSAFARLDELRRAHFSAAAQEALFGAEQAYARYTLDSLAVQQRDDLGEAQRTQLLEQLRERLPDALRESEQRQQLAQEQLQRSEQLWRDGADEQQVREFLAMTYDPDTVQRLLDEQRRERDWQQHYQAYRNELASLQGRGLSEADGEQLQRQLRERLFSSEDRHRVETYDAIAAKQPEPLDP; this comes from the coding sequence ATGTCCAAATTCTTCAGTCTTTCCCTGGTTGCCGTGGTGGTCGCTGGTGGCCTTACCCTGCACTGGCGCTGGCCGGCAGCAGTGCCTGAAGCTCAGCCTGCTGCCACTGTCGCCGTGCCGTCACGGCAGTCGTCGATCGAGCAGGCTTCGACTTCCCCCGCCAAGGCGCCCGCCGAGGCGCAACCGCCAATAGCCGCGACCTTGCCCAGCCTGGCTGGTACCGAGGTGGATGGCCAGCTGCGTACCGACGCGGCCGGCAATCTGCTGCTGGATCAGGCGGTTCGCGATTACTTCGATTACTTCCTCAGCGCGGTCGATCATTCCGGGCTCGATGCGGTGATCGAGGCGTTGCTGGCCGATGCCGGCCGGCGCCTGCCGGAGCCCGCACTCGGGCAGATGATCAGCCTGCTCGGTGATTACCTTGACTACAAGCGCGCCAGCATGGCGCTGATGCAGCAACCACTGGATGCAAGGCAGCAGGTCGAGCCGCAGGCGCAGCTACAGGCTCTGCAGTCGGCTTTCGCGCGCCTGGACGAGCTGCGCCGCGCACATTTCTCTGCAGCTGCGCAGGAAGCGCTGTTCGGCGCCGAACAGGCCTATGCCCGTTACACCCTCGATAGCCTGGCAGTGCAGCAGCGTGATGACCTCGGCGAGGCGCAGCGCACGCAACTGCTCGAACAGTTGCGTGAGCGTCTGCCCGATGCGCTGCGCGAAAGTGAGCAGCGCCAGCAACTGGCCCAGGAGCAACTGCAGCGCAGCGAGCAACTCTGGCGTGATGGTGCGGACGAGCAACAGGTGCGCGAGTTCCTGGCGATGACCTATGATCCGGACACCGTGCAGCGCCTGCTGGATGAGCAGCGTCGCGAGCGCGACTGGCAGCAGCACTACCAGGCCTATCGCAATGAGTTGGCCAGCCTGCAAGGTCGGGGGCTGAGCGAGGCGGATGGCGAGCAACTGCAGCGCCAGCTGCGCGAGCGGCTGTTCAGCAGTGAAGACCGACACCGTGTGGAAACCTATGACGCCATTGCCGCGAAGCAGCCGGAGCCGCTCGACCCCTGA
- a CDS encoding glutathione peroxidase, with product MSIRRLACSLLLSSLALPVLAAECPAMLQGELPKLRAKGENIELCQYAGKPLVVVNTASFCGFTPQFKGLEALYQRYKDQELEVLGVPSDDFRQESADSKETATVCYVNYGVTFAMTEPQPVSGANAIPLFKGLAEQSRQPRWNFFKYVVDRQGKVVASFSSLTKPDDPELIAAVEKAIASQP from the coding sequence ATGTCTATTCGTCGTCTTGCCTGTTCACTTTTGCTCTCCAGCCTGGCGTTGCCGGTGCTTGCCGCAGAGTGTCCGGCCATGCTCCAGGGCGAACTGCCCAAGCTGCGCGCCAAAGGTGAAAACATCGAGCTCTGTCAGTACGCGGGCAAGCCGCTGGTGGTGGTCAATACCGCCAGCTTTTGCGGCTTCACCCCGCAATTCAAAGGGCTTGAAGCGCTTTACCAGCGGTACAAGGATCAGGAACTGGAGGTATTGGGCGTGCCGTCCGACGACTTCCGCCAGGAATCCGCCGATAGCAAGGAAACGGCCACCGTCTGCTACGTCAACTACGGCGTGACCTTCGCCATGACCGAACCGCAGCCGGTTTCGGGTGCCAATGCCATCCCGTTGTTCAAGGGCCTGGCCGAGCAGAGCCGGCAGCCGCGCTGGAACTTCTTCAAGTACGTGGTCGACCGTCAGGGCAAGGTGGTGGCGAGTTTCTCCAGCCTGACCAAGCCTGACGATCCCGAGCTGATTGCCGCCGTAGAGAAGGCGATCGCCTCGCAACCCTGA
- a CDS encoding esterase/lipase family protein: MRRVYTAALATLALLGAVEAQANYTKTKYPIVLVHGVTGFNTIGGLVNYFHTIPWNLERDGALVHVASVAAFNDSEQRGAELARQIVPWAAGGGGKVNLIGHSQGSPTSRVAASLRPDLVASVTSINGVNKGSKVADVVRGVLPPGSGIEGGANAIANALGAVINLLSGSSNPQNGINALGTLTTAGTSALNSRHPWGVNTSSYCAKSTEVHNVRGHSIRYYSWTGNAAYTNVLDAADPFLAFTGLVFGSEKNDGLVGVCSTYLGQVIDDSYNMNHVDAINHLFGIRGWTEPVSLYRQHANRLKNKGV; the protein is encoded by the coding sequence ATGCGTCGCGTCTATACCGCTGCCCTGGCAACACTCGCTCTGCTTGGCGCCGTCGAGGCCCAGGCCAACTACACCAAGACCAAGTATCCGATCGTGCTGGTACACGGCGTGACCGGGTTCAATACCATCGGCGGGCTGGTCAATTACTTCCATACCATTCCCTGGAACCTAGAGCGCGATGGCGCCCTGGTGCACGTCGCCAGTGTCGCTGCCTTCAATGACAGCGAGCAGCGCGGCGCCGAGCTGGCCCGGCAGATCGTGCCCTGGGCCGCAGGCGGAGGCGGCAAGGTCAACCTGATCGGCCACAGTCAGGGCTCGCCGACCTCGCGCGTTGCGGCTTCGTTGCGGCCGGATCTGGTGGCCTCGGTGACCTCGATCAACGGCGTCAACAAGGGCTCCAAGGTCGCCGATGTGGTGCGCGGCGTGCTGCCACCGGGTAGCGGTATCGAAGGCGGCGCCAATGCCATCGCCAACGCCCTCGGTGCGGTGATCAATCTGCTGTCTGGCTCAAGCAACCCGCAAAACGGTATCAACGCGCTAGGCACCCTGACCACCGCGGGCACCAGTGCGCTGAACAGTCGCCACCCGTGGGGCGTCAACACCAGCAGCTACTGCGCCAAGTCCACCGAAGTGCACAACGTGCGCGGTCACAGCATCCGCTACTACTCCTGGACCGGTAATGCCGCCTATACCAACGTGCTCGATGCGGCTGATCCATTCCTGGCCTTCACCGGCCTGGTGTTTGGCAGCGAGAAGAACGACGGTCTGGTGGGCGTATGTTCCACTTATCTGGGGCAGGTGATCGACGACAGCTACAACATGAACCACGTCGATGCGATCAACCACCTGTTCGGCATTCGTGGCTGGACCGAGCCGGTGTCGCTGTATCGCCAGCACGCCAACCGCCTGAAGAACAAGGGCGTCTGA
- the cobC gene encoding alpha-ribazole phosphatase family protein, which yields MLHLELLRHGETELGGGLRGSLDDALTEQGWAQLRAAVQDAGPWDRLISSPLQRCARFAEEVALANALPLHYEADLQELHFGDWEGRTAAQLMDSDAEALGRFWADPYAFTPPNGEPLLQFEARVLAALRRLQQRHAGERLLLITHGGVMRLLLARARGLPRQDLLQVNVGYAQRFRLRLDADEQLAELP from the coding sequence ATGCTGCATCTGGAATTGCTGCGTCACGGTGAAACCGAGCTGGGCGGTGGGCTGCGTGGCAGCCTGGATGATGCGCTGACCGAGCAGGGTTGGGCGCAACTGCGCGCAGCGGTGCAGGACGCCGGCCCCTGGGATCGCCTGATCAGCTCGCCACTGCAGCGTTGCGCGCGGTTTGCCGAGGAAGTCGCGCTGGCCAATGCCTTGCCGCTGCACTACGAGGCGGATCTGCAAGAGCTGCATTTCGGTGATTGGGAAGGGCGCACTGCTGCACAGCTGATGGACAGCGATGCTGAGGCGCTGGGTCGCTTCTGGGCCGATCCCTATGCGTTCACACCGCCTAATGGCGAGCCGTTGCTGCAGTTCGAAGCGCGTGTGCTGGCTGCCTTGCGGCGCTTGCAGCAGCGCCATGCGGGAGAGCGGCTGCTGCTGATCACCCACGGCGGCGTGATGCGCCTGCTGCTGGCGCGCGCGCGTGGCCTGCCACGCCAGGATCTGCTGCAGGTCAACGTCGGCTATGCCCAGCGTTTTCGTCTGCGCCTGGATGCCGATGAGCAACTGGCGGAGTTGCCATGA
- a CDS encoding MFS transporter, which translates to MTTAWRSTTWLLLGASLILALSLGTRHGFGLFLPPMSAEFGWGREVFAFAIALQNLIWGLAQPITGALADRFGARKAIVIGGVLYVLGLVCMGMADSPLSLSLSAGLLIGIGLSGTSFSVILGVVGRAVPVEKRSMAMGIAAAAGSFGQFAMLPGTLGLISWLGWSAALLALGLLVALMIPLAAMIKETPPPVTNGPQQTLVEALREATSHSGFWLLALGFFVCGFQVVFVAVHLPAYLVDHHLPALTGTTVLALVGLFNIFGTYIAGWLGGRMSKPRLLSALYLLRGVVITLFLVAPLTQWSAYLFGIAMGLLWLSTVPLTNGTVATLFGVRNLSMLGGIVFLFHQLGSFLGGWLGGYLYDTTGSYDLVWQISIGLSVMAAALNWPVREVPVARLQGAPA; encoded by the coding sequence ATGACAACTGCATGGCGTTCAACCACCTGGCTGCTGCTCGGCGCATCGCTGATCCTGGCGCTGTCGCTTGGCACGCGCCATGGCTTCGGCCTGTTCCTGCCGCCGATGAGTGCGGAATTTGGCTGGGGCCGTGAGGTATTCGCCTTCGCCATCGCCCTGCAGAACCTGATCTGGGGTCTGGCCCAGCCGATCACCGGTGCGCTGGCCGACCGTTTCGGCGCGCGCAAGGCCATCGTCATCGGCGGCGTGCTCTACGTGCTGGGTCTGGTGTGCATGGGGATGGCCGACTCGCCGCTGTCGTTGTCGCTGAGCGCTGGCCTGTTGATCGGCATCGGTCTGTCCGGCACGTCGTTCTCGGTGATTCTCGGCGTGGTCGGTCGCGCCGTGCCGGTGGAAAAACGCAGCATGGCCATGGGCATTGCTGCGGCGGCCGGCTCCTTCGGTCAATTCGCCATGCTGCCGGGCACGCTCGGCCTGATCAGCTGGCTCGGCTGGTCGGCAGCACTGCTGGCCCTGGGGCTGCTGGTGGCGTTGATGATTCCGCTGGCGGCGATGATCAAGGAGACGCCGCCACCAGTGACCAATGGTCCGCAGCAGACGCTGGTCGAAGCGCTGCGCGAGGCCACCAGCCACTCCGGTTTCTGGCTGCTGGCGCTGGGTTTCTTCGTCTGTGGCTTTCAGGTGGTATTCGTCGCCGTGCACCTGCCGGCCTATCTGGTTGATCACCACCTGCCGGCGTTGACCGGTACCACGGTGCTGGCGCTGGTCGGCCTGTTCAATATATTTGGCACCTACATCGCCGGCTGGCTCGGTGGACGCATGTCCAAGCCGCGCCTGCTCAGTGCGCTGTATCTGCTGCGCGGTGTGGTGATCACGCTGTTTTTGGTGGCACCGCTGACGCAGTGGAGTGCCTACCTGTTCGGTATCGCCATGGGCCTGCTGTGGCTGTCGACCGTGCCGCTGACCAACGGTACCGTGGCGACCCTGTTCGGCGTGCGCAACCTGTCGATGCTCGGCGGTATCGTCTTCCTGTTCCACCAGCTCGGTTCCTTCCTCGGTGGCTGGCTGGGCGGCTACCTCTACGACACCACTGGCAGCTACGACCTGGTCTGGCAGATCTCCATCGGCCTGAGTGTGATGGCTGCCGCGCTGAACTGGCCGGTGCGTGAGGTGCCGGTGGCGCGGCTGCAAGGTGCGCCGGCGTGA
- a CDS encoding adenosylcobinamide-GDP ribazoletransferase, with protein MIALLIALQFLTRLPVSLPGMPPPEQVGRSLLWYPLVGLLLGLLLWGAHLLLGQTPALLQAAIILALWVGLSGGLHLDGLADTADAWVGGFGDRERTLTIMKDPRSGPIAVVVLVLLLLLKFAGLFTLLQAGQGIYLLLLPWLGRSLLPLLLATTPYVRAGGLGQALVDHLPRGQLHWVLGVHLLGMLLFGWAGLLALATALLLFVWLRRALLLRLGGTTGDTAGALVELAECAVLLTLALSL; from the coding sequence ATGATCGCGTTGCTGATCGCCCTGCAGTTCCTCACTCGTCTACCGGTCAGTCTGCCGGGCATGCCCCCCCCCGAGCAGGTGGGGCGCTCGCTGCTTTGGTACCCGCTAGTGGGGCTGCTGCTCGGCCTGCTGCTGTGGGGCGCTCATCTGCTGTTGGGGCAGACACCGGCGTTATTGCAGGCGGCGATCATTCTGGCGTTGTGGGTGGGGTTGAGCGGCGGTCTGCATCTGGACGGCCTGGCCGATACCGCTGATGCCTGGGTCGGCGGTTTCGGTGATCGCGAGCGCACTCTGACGATCATGAAGGACCCGCGCAGCGGCCCCATTGCGGTGGTGGTGCTGGTGCTGCTGTTACTGCTCAAGTTCGCTGGGTTGTTCACGCTCCTGCAGGCCGGGCAGGGCATCTACCTGTTGCTGCTGCCCTGGCTGGGGCGCAGCCTGTTGCCGTTGCTGCTGGCAACCACGCCCTACGTGCGGGCCGGTGGGCTGGGTCAGGCCCTGGTCGATCATCTGCCGCGTGGGCAACTGCATTGGGTGCTGGGCGTGCATCTACTGGGCATGCTGCTGTTCGGCTGGGCGGGGCTGCTGGCGTTGGCCACGGCATTGCTGCTGTTCGTCTGGCTGCGTCGCGCGTTGCTGTTACGCCTGGGCGGCACCACCGGAGATACCGCCGGTGCCCTGGTCGAGCTGGCCGAGTGCGCCGTGCTCCTGACGCTGGCCCTGAGTCTCTGA
- a CDS encoding MarR family winged helix-turn-helix transcriptional regulator, with product MLPTSCLCTQLRRASRGVTRRYDDALAAVGLGAAQFSLLRHVQRLGQPSISLLADAMGLDRSTLGRNLRVLEDQGLVQLGEGRDLRAREVRLTEAGLQRIEQALPLWEQVQRELNARLGADRRAELMRLLEELA from the coding sequence ATGTTGCCGACCTCTTGTCTCTGTACCCAACTGCGCCGCGCCAGCCGCGGTGTCACCCGCCGTTACGACGATGCCCTCGCGGCCGTCGGGCTCGGTGCTGCGCAGTTTTCCCTGTTGCGTCATGTGCAGCGGCTCGGTCAACCGAGCATTTCCCTGCTCGCCGACGCCATGGGGCTCGATCGCAGCACGCTCGGGCGCAACCTGCGGGTGCTGGAGGATCAGGGGCTGGTGCAACTGGGAGAAGGGCGCGATTTGCGCGCTCGCGAGGTACGGCTCACAGAAGCCGGCCTGCAACGCATCGAACAGGCGCTGCCGCTGTGGGAACAGGTGCAGCGTGAACTCAATGCCCGGTTAGGCGCAGATCGCCGTGCCGAGCTGATGAGGCTGCTCGAAGAACTGGCCTGA
- a CDS encoding sulfurtransferase produces MPLAQLISTEHLQQRLGQQNLLILDCRFALEDPAYGRRSYLDGHIPGAHFLDLEQDLSAPVVKGVTGRHPLPDPSALVERLRSCGLRADSQVVLYDDGPGAFAAHAWWLLLWLGKRDGLYLLDGGLKAWREAGQELTTAAPSNVPGDFSAQPDNSLLLTADQLAQRLGNPDLTLLDARALPRFRGEVEPLDPVAGHIPGAQCAVFTDNLGNDGRFLAPTALRERFDKLRGERTLENLVAYCGSGVTACHNLFAMSLAGYPLAPLYAGSWSEWITDPTRPIVTGD; encoded by the coding sequence ATGCCACTCGCTCAACTGATCAGCACGGAACACCTTCAACAACGTCTGGGACAGCAAAACCTGCTGATCCTGGACTGCCGCTTCGCCCTCGAAGACCCGGCCTACGGCCGCCGCAGCTACCTTGATGGGCATATTCCGGGCGCCCACTTCCTCGACCTCGAACAGGATCTGTCCGCTCCGGTGGTCAAGGGCGTCACCGGCCGTCACCCACTCCCCGACCCGAGCGCACTGGTCGAGCGCCTGCGCAGCTGCGGCCTGCGGGCGGACAGCCAGGTAGTGCTGTATGACGATGGCCCCGGCGCCTTCGCCGCGCACGCCTGGTGGTTGCTGCTGTGGCTGGGCAAACGTGATGGCCTGTACCTGCTCGATGGCGGCCTGAAAGCCTGGCGTGAAGCCGGCCAGGAACTGACCACAGCGGCACCGAGCAACGTTCCCGGTGATTTTTCCGCGCAACCGGACAACAGCCTGCTGCTGACGGCCGATCAACTGGCCCAGCGTTTGGGCAACCCGGACCTGACCCTGCTCGATGCGCGGGCACTACCGCGCTTTCGAGGCGAGGTCGAGCCGCTCGACCCGGTCGCCGGACACATTCCCGGCGCGCAATGTGCCGTGTTCACCGACAACCTGGGTAACGATGGCCGCTTCCTTGCGCCGACCGCCTTGCGCGAGCGCTTCGACAAGCTGCGCGGAGAACGTACCTTGGAAAACCTGGTGGCCTATTGCGGCTCCGGCGTCACTGCCTGCCACAACCTGTTCGCCATGAGCCTCGCTGGTTACCCACTGGCACCACTCTATGCGGGGTCCTGGAGCGAATGGATCACCGATCCGACACGCCCGATAGTCACGGGCGATTGA
- a CDS encoding OmpP1/FadL family transporter, which translates to MSKRLLKTGLAVAITATSSHGFASGFALNEQSISGMGTSFAGRSSSADDASTVFGNPAGMARLKRDEVYVGAAAIHAKSDISHASANAGPLALSGSNDGDMVPTTGVPMGYYVKPLDDKVAFGLGVYVPFGLMTDYESSFQGRYYADKSYVRVITVQPTLSYRFNDKLSVGFGPTFNHIEGELTSSVLNPLSPGSNDGKVKVKGDDTAVGFNVGVLYEFTPNTRAGVTYHSRVKYELEGDTRVSGSGALAGIAGKYDANLDLTTPESVDMSITHDLSDALTLYVGSTWTRWSRFKEIRVENDSATLPANLSTIVEEQNWHDTWAHAVGLSYKVSPQWTLRTGIAIDQSPTNNVDRSPRVPSGDRTIFSVGAGWSPNQDMTIDVAYSYLQEESVDVNHVSATRGTYSARYKNSAHGLGASLSYRF; encoded by the coding sequence GTGAGCAAACGTCTTCTCAAGACCGGTCTTGCCGTCGCCATCACCGCCACCTCGAGCCATGGTTTCGCCAGCGGCTTCGCCCTCAACGAACAAAGCATTTCCGGCATGGGTACCTCCTTCGCCGGCCGCTCATCATCCGCCGATGACGCCAGCACCGTGTTCGGCAACCCGGCCGGCATGGCGCGCCTCAAGCGCGACGAAGTGTATGTAGGGGCGGCGGCGATTCACGCCAAGAGCGATATCAGCCACGCCAGCGCCAACGCAGGCCCCCTGGCGCTGTCGGGTAGCAACGACGGTGATATGGTGCCGACCACTGGCGTACCCATGGGTTATTACGTCAAACCGCTGGACGACAAGGTCGCCTTCGGTCTGGGCGTATACGTGCCCTTTGGCCTGATGACCGATTACGAGAGCAGCTTCCAGGGCCGCTACTACGCCGACAAGAGCTACGTGCGGGTGATCACCGTGCAGCCGACCTTGAGCTATCGCTTCAATGACAAGCTGTCGGTGGGTTTCGGCCCGACCTTCAACCACATCGAAGGCGAACTCACTTCCTCCGTGCTCAACCCGCTGAGCCCCGGTAGCAATGACGGCAAGGTGAAGGTCAAGGGTGACGACACCGCTGTCGGCTTCAACGTCGGTGTGCTCTACGAGTTCACCCCGAACACCCGCGCAGGCGTGACCTACCATTCGCGCGTGAAGTACGAACTGGAAGGCGATACTCGTGTTTCCGGTAGCGGCGCGCTGGCCGGCATCGCCGGCAAGTACGACGCCAATCTGGACCTGACCACGCCCGAGTCGGTGGACATGTCCATCACTCACGACCTGAGCGATGCGCTGACGCTGTATGTCGGCAGCACCTGGACGCGCTGGAGCCGCTTCAAGGAAATCCGCGTGGAGAACGATTCCGCGACGCTGCCGGCCAACCTTTCCACCATCGTCGAAGAGCAGAACTGGCACGACACCTGGGCCCATGCGGTCGGTCTGTCGTACAAGGTCAGCCCGCAGTGGACGCTGCGCACCGGTATCGCCATCGACCAATCGCCGACCAACAACGTCGACCGCTCGCCGCGCGTGCCCTCCGGTGACCGCACCATCTTCAGCGTCGGCGCCGGCTGGAGCCCCAATCAGGACATGACCATCGACGTGGCCTACTCCTACCTGCAGGAAGAGTCGGTGGACGTGAACCACGTCAGCGCTACCCGTGGCACCTACAGTGCGCGCTACAAGAACAGCGCTCATGGCCTGGGGGCTTCACTCAGCTATCGCTTCTAA